A window of Rhododendron vialii isolate Sample 1 chromosome 11a, ASM3025357v1 genomic DNA:
CTGGAGTAAAATATCAAAAGCATATAAAAATGAGATCAAACAAAAGGCGAAAACAATCCCTGAAAGTTAAAAcgcaaaaaacaaattaaagagagagagagagagagagagagagagagagagcggaaTTATATTGCATACTTCATACAACACTAAATGAAGGAATAATATCAAGCTGAAGAGAAAATAAAGCAACTAAAATACCAAGCAGTGTTAGCACAACATAAATCATCCAAAAAGGATGAATGTTACTCAAGATTCTTATCACCTCACCGAGTTCCGTGAGAAACATATAATATATTGTACTACTTTTGGGGGGGCTTTCTTTCTAAAATGTAAGGGAAATTAGCAGCACCGGCCCAAGGTTACATTTGATAGATTTGAAGGGTTTGACAACTACGTCATGGTTGATCACGGAAAACCAAATGAAGTAGCTCTATGGTATCCTTCCCTGACACAGACAAGGATCATAGTTCTCCTATGACATTAAAAATGGTACTTGAAAAACAAAGAGACAAATACCCACGTGCAACAATGTTACCTGAGCTAAAACATCTCTTATCATAGCCCCCCCATACATGCAATGAAACTACCAAACTTCACTCCTATTAGTCCATAACTCCATATGAGTTGTTGAGACAGGAGGACAATTAGTAGGGAATCTGTCTTTCTGGATCAGAACTTATAACTGATGACTGAATACCAATGTGAAATGTGATTATCCCTCATCTATTATTCAAACATGCAATAGCCCAATACAAAATTTGTCTAAAAAGAGGATACACTCTACGCAACAAAATCGGTCTGTCTGCTTGAACAAATTGCGGGACTCACCCCTGATACTATATATGTATTGTAAATCGTCGTCTTCATAGAGGAGACAATCTCACAACCAAGTGTCCTAGACTCGCAGACATTGaataaaacatgaaaaaagCGAGCTAGATGAACGAATCGAAAGACTGAACACCAGTATTTATGTGTTTCCTCCGAGTGCTCTGTACTTGTGCACTGCAGATAGATACAAGAATAGAGATGCAGTTTTACAACTTTTGCATTAAAGGACATACCTGATTTCCAGTTACTTGTAAATAGGAAGCCAGAGACCAGATTATAGAACCTAATTTTAACTCCTTTTGCCAATTAGTTGAACTTATATGATACAACGAGCACTAAAAGATACTGCAACGATGTCAGTTGTCATGACTATAACTTAATAGGAAGAGGAAATATCAGTGACTTAGTCAAGATAACACATAACCTGATGAATTGGTCATTCACTTATACTCAAACTCAAATGCTCATTTTCATATCAAAAAAGCACTAAATGTTAGCTTATAACTTTTCTTGCTTAAGTAAGTCATAGTCAATCCATGTAGGTGAAAAAAGCACATCCATCACTTAAGCCAACAAATCTAGCATATAAATCGGCAAAAGACtgcaagagaaaagagaaatgctCTCACTTACCCCTAGATGAAAGATTCACGATTGCCTGTACCCATAGAGTCACTGTTAGGGAACACTGGACTCTCAACATACACCACAACAGTAAACCCTTTGTCAATCAATGTCAAACGCTGCCTACTTTGCACTATCTCCACCAAGTTTCTTTGACCTCCTGAGGAAGATGGGACAACTATCCACACGGTTTTCCCTGTAAGATTTTACGCCACTAATCTATTCCTGTGTATCTCCGTCATCACTTAATTGTCAAAGGCGTCAAGGACTTAAACTGCAGGCTCCCCTCGTCATAAGGAACCGTGAACGATCTAGCTCATGATTCTATCGCGCCGTACCTTTCAAAACCAACATTGTATTGTATTCTATATCACAAACAACGCGAAGGGATCCACTCAAAACCCAAAGTTTGAAATACCCGACTCAGAGTTGTAAGCTGGTTGAGTCATTTTGACAAACACCTCttctccaaaatcaaaataacaTTTATAATAAACAACCAACCTATTCTTCCCTGAGTAATCAAATGTTCTAACTACgagatttatttttaattggATATAAATACTAAAGTACCTCACATAGACACATACAAAAGTTTCAAACTACATATACAAAGAGAAAGAATAAGGAAAATATCAGATTGAACCATTTGAATTACCTCACTTCCTTTTCCAATTTCCACATCTGATCAGGGTGTCCCATCCCATCATGAGGTGAATAAAGATTCTCCACGTACAAAGCCACATCAAACGTCATGTGATATGGTTCATATAGAGCAATATCAATCGTCTTATAACTACATTCTTTCAGATCGTAAGAGACTAACTTCTCCAAATCCAACACCATTACAACCTCTCCATCGCTTGCATAACACAACGGCATAAACTTCCCCGGTTCATTTGGTAGAACAAACAACTTGGTCCAAGATTCCTTCACGCCGTATTTCTTCATCACCCAAACATCGGCATGATTCGTTCGATGGTACGTAACCATACAAAGCCATCCACCCAAAACCCCCAAATGATGAACCCTCTCATCATCACGCATATCCTCACCTTCACAACAAGGTGAGGGCACTTCCTTGAATTTCTCCTCTGTAGCATCAAAATAAACAATCACATAACCCATCCCCAAACCCAAGCGATTTGCAATCCAATGCGGCGCCCCATTCACAGCAATCCCCGAGCGATCGGAGGGATCGTGCCCGATACAGTAATCGAAAAACCCAATACTCTTCCATGAACTTAGCTTAGAACTAAACACATGAACAACACTAGGGGAGTCTATTGCCAAACTTTTCTTTGCACCATCGGCATAACCAAAAGGGAAAACCGTCACAACCTTGAAATCATCACTAACAGAGTCATAACCAAGCCCATACAGCTCATCCCCTTCTGGTTCCATAGGTGGTGAAAATTTCCGGAACATTTTAATTGATGGGTTCCATAGGCGTAAGTATTTACCGGTGAGTATGAGTAAGATACCATAAAGTGAACCCAGAATTTTAACCACGGGCCGCCTATTGGGTAGTTCGAGCTCGAATACGGTGGGGTCCGGTGCTTGGTAATCAACAGAGTAGACACGGGGAGAGAAACGAGTCCACTCCACGGCGAGTATTAGCTTCTGGGTTTTGTTGTCTTTCGTGGATTGATGATTGAGGTGAGATTTGATGAAGTGGGGGTCGGTGATTAGAGCGAGCCATGGCTTGGAAACCCTTTTGAAACGGCATAGAGACTTGACGGGTAGTCTTGAGAGTATGTTGAAGATGAGCTCATGAGGAAGATGGGGTAAAACCCATTCCATTTCCAgtcagagatgagagagagaggaggaggaggaggaggaggagggaaaaTTGTAGAGGACGTGGGTTTGTCTATGTCCTTCCGAGCATGTTTAAAACGGGGAATTCTAATGGCAACCTTATTTATTTCGCAGAGGATTCATAGGATACATGAAACATTTTCATGGAAGTgtctagaaaaagaaaagaaaaaaatggacgGTCCCCATATCGCAACCGGTTCAATTTGTAAAGCTTTTTTTT
This region includes:
- the LOC131307391 gene encoding F-box protein CPR1-like isoform X2: MEWVLPHLPHELIFNILSRLPVKSLCRFKRVSKPWLALITDPHFIKSHLNHQSTKDNKTQKLILAVEWTRFSPRVYSVDYQAPDPTVFELELPNRRPVVKILGSLYGILLILTGKYLRLWNPSIKMFRKFSPPMEPEGDELYGLGYDSVSDDFKVVTVFPFGYADGAKKSLAIDSPSVVHVFSSKLSSWKSIGFFDYCIGHDPSDRSGIAVNGAPHWIANRLGLGMGYVIVYFDATEEKFKEVPSPCCEGEDMRDDERVHHLGVLGGWLCMVTYHRTNHADVWVMKKYGVKESWTKLFVLPNEPGKFMPLCYASDGEVVMVLDLEKLVSYDLKECSYKTIDIALYEPYHMTFDVALYVENLYSPHDGMGHPDQMWKLEKEVSNLNLGESST
- the LOC131307391 gene encoding F-box protein CPR1-like isoform X1, yielding MEWVLPHLPHELIFNILSRLPVKSLCRFKRVSKPWLALITDPHFIKSHLNHQSTKDNKTQKLILAVEWTRFSPRVYSVDYQAPDPTVFELELPNRRPVVKILGSLYGILLILTGKYLRLWNPSIKMFRKFSPPMEPEGDELYGLGYDSVSDDFKVVTVFPFGYADGAKKSLAIDSPSVVHVFSSKLSSWKSIGFFDYCIGHDPSDRSGIAVNGAPHWIANRLGLGMGYVIVYFDATEEKFKEVPSPCCEGEDMRDDERVHHLGVLGGWLCMVTYHRTNHADVWVMKKYGVKESWTKLFVLPNEPGKFMPLCYASDGEVVMVLDLEKLVSYDLKECSYKTIDIALYEPYHMTFDVALYVENLYSPHDGMGHPDQMWKLEKEVSSNLNLGESST